One Nostoc sp. CENA543 genomic window, TAGTTTGGCGATCGCGCAAAAAGAAGAAACCAGATATCGTAAACTGTATCAAGAGGGAGTCATCCCAGAAATTAACTTCGTGGAAAAGCAAGAATTAGCCAAAGAAAAGCAACAGTTATACGAACAAAGTCAAGCAGATATTCAACAAGCCAAATTACGTTTCACAGAACAACAGAGTAGTTATGAACGAGTTGTCAAGCAAGGAAAGGCTGATATTACTCAAGCACAGTTACGTCTCGATGAACAACAACGCAGCTACCAAACTTTAAATCGTTCTGCTAAGTTAGCCTTATTGCGAATTGAAGAACAACAAAAGAATCTGCAAACAGAAATTACCACTCTAGACGCAGAAATTACTCAAACTCAAAGACAAATAGAATCCTTAAATATTCATTTAGCACAACGGGAACTAAAAGCACCAGAAAGTGGAAATATCTTTCAATTTCCCTTTTCTCAAGTTGGTGCGGTAGTCCAACCAGGAACCATGATTGCAGAAATCGCGCCTGTTGGTGCATCATTAATTGTGCGCGCGCAAATCGCTACTACACAAAGCGGTTTTTTGCGGAAAAATTTACCAGTCAAACTCAAATTTGATGCTTATCCTTTTCAGGATTACGGTGTAGTAGAAGGAGAAATATTAGCTATTTCTCCTTCTACTACAGAAATTGACACTCCTACTGGTAAAGTTGCTGTTTATAACTTAGAAATCTCTTTAAAACAGCACTGTATTAAGAGTAGTAATAAGTGCATTCCTTTGCGTCCAGGTGATACAGCCACGGCTGAGGTAGTTGTACGCCAACGCCGAGTGATTGATTTTATCCTTGATCCATTTAAGCAACTGCAAACAGGCGGTTTAAAGCTGTGATAATTTTTTTGACTATTGACTGTTGACTACTGACTATTGACCTACCACACAATATCAAAATACCATGTCATACCCTATCACTATCACTAACAAAGATATCCTGCGACAAGTTAAATTGTCATGTCAAATACCTGAAATAACTCAACAGATTATCACACGCCAAATAATTGAAAATACTGCTAAACAAGCAGCGATTAAAATTGAATCAGAAGAACTACAAAAAGCCGCAGATCAAATGCGCTTAGTGAATAATCTGTTAAATTCGGAAGAAACTTGGCAATGGTTAACGACACATCATTTATCTCTAGATGATTTTGAAGATATTGTCTACACAAGTCTATTATCTGGGAAGTTAGCTGTTCACTTGTTCGCAGATAAAGTTGAACCCTACTTTTATGCACATCAATCAAATTATCTAGGTGCGGTGATGTATGAGGTTATCTTAGATGATGAGGATTTAG contains:
- a CDS encoding HlyD family efflux transporter periplasmic adaptor subunit, producing MTDVINDIKSQDNNQNELTEIISQTNADWSVATKELLDSLPQVWTRGLLYFLILVVSFVLPWSMLSKVDETGTARGRIEPQGKTIRLDSAVSGKVTEIRVKEGEQVKAGQSLLMLDADLIKTELRQIQDKLEGQLNRRSQLNSTKNQLVVALTTQEQQNQSQALEKQAQIDQARQNLLALKNTYELQTSEKLAQLNQARQNFEHSKTASKLMESSLAIAQKEETRYRKLYQEGVIPEINFVEKQELAKEKQQLYEQSQADIQQAKLRFTEQQSSYERVVKQGKADITQAQLRLDEQQRSYQTLNRSAKLALLRIEEQQKNLQTEITTLDAEITQTQRQIESLNIHLAQRELKAPESGNIFQFPFSQVGAVVQPGTMIAEIAPVGASLIVRAQIATTQSGFLRKNLPVKLKFDAYPFQDYGVVEGEILAISPSTTEIDTPTGKVAVYNLEISLKQHCIKSSNKCIPLRPGDTATAEVVVRQRRVIDFILDPFKQLQTGGLKL
- a CDS encoding peptidylprolyl isomerase yields the protein MSYPITITNKDILRQVKLSCQIPEITQQIITRQIIENTAKQAAIKIESEELQKAADQMRLVNNLLNSEETWQWLTTHHLSLDDFEDIVYTSLLSGKLAVHLFADKVEPYFYAHQSNYLGAVMYEVILDDEDLGWELFYAIKADEMSYFDVAYKYIQNTELRRKCGYLGLVNRQNLTPEVSTAVFASQPPQILKPIVTAKGVHLIFVEEIVQRQLDDKLHQEIAAHLYYEWLNLQSLQVECNIQLDGS